ATCCTCGGCATCCGCCGTCCGGCAAGGATCGCGCTGGAGCCGCCATTCGATCCAACGGGCGCGAAGATGCGGGGGTGAATTTTTCGGAGTGGGCAATGCCGCCAGGGTAACGAAAAGGTAGGACAACCTCGCCTCCCGTCACCCCGTGCTTGCTCCGGGGTCCAGCCACCGCACGTCTGCGCGGTGAGAGACTCCTTCAGCGTCAGAACGAGCCAGAGTCTAACGGCTCGCAGACGCTCGCCTGCTGGATGCCGGATCAAATCCGGCATGACGGAAACTGTGACGCAGAACCAAATCTACGGCCGTTTGCATTGCAGACCACCATAAGTATAAAAACGCCCGCAAAGTCAGCGACTTGCGGGCATTTCACGACTCAACTTTCGAACGTCCTAACTCAACCTGCGTGCAACGTCATTCAGATCAATCCGTGCGTACCACCGGGTTTCCGGCTTCGGCCAGCTTGGCCAGGTCGGCGGGCTTGAGCTCGACCGATTCGCCGCAGCCGCAGGCCGATGTCTGGTTCGGATTGTTGAACACGAAGCCCGAGCGCAGCTTGGTCACTTCGTAGTCCATCTCGGTCCCGAGCAGATACAACACAGCCTCCGGCGCAACGAACACCGCGGCCCCATCACGCTCGATCCGGTCGTCCTTCGGATTGATTTCGGTCGCCAGGTCAATGGCATACTCCATCCCGGCGCAGCCGCCCTTCTTGATGCTGACGCGGATACCTTCCGCGCCCTCTTCATTCCGGACGATCGTCTTGACCCGCTCGGCAGCCGCCGGCGTCAGTGTCATGACGGCAAATCCCATCATACTCTCCTTGAGCTTCACGGGTTCAAGGCCCGCTGCTTCATGGTTTGAATGTAGTGTGGATTTATCAGGTTAACAAGCCGTCGATACGGCCTGTCGGCAGGATCAGTACCAGCCGACAGCAACCTGTGCTTCTTCGCTCATCCGGTCGGGCGTCCATGGCGGATCGAAGGTCATATCGACTTCAACGCCAGAAATGCCTTCGACCGTGGCGACCGCGTTCTCCACCCAGCCCGGCATTTCGCCGGCCACCGGGCACCCAGGTGCGGTCAGCGTCATCAGGACCTTGACCATCCGGTCATCCTCGATGTCGATCTTGTAGATCAGGCCGAGCTCGTAGATGTCCGCAGGGATCTCGGGATCATAAACGGTCTTCAGCGCCGAAATGATGTCGTCGCTCAACCGCGCCAGTTCCTCGCGCGGGATCGCCGATTCCGTCACCTGATCCGCAGCTTCGGGTTGACCTGCGGCTTCGGTTTGCGTGCCGGATGCTTCACTCATCGGCTCTACTCCTTATGGGCCTGTCTCAAAACACCGGGGGGCCGGCAAATCCGACAGGACAACCAAGTCAAACATTCAAGCTGCAGGTCCGGTCCCTATGACCCGACCCGCGCCCTAAGCAAAAAACGCCCGCGCCTTGTCAAGCGATGCAACCAGCGCGTCGACTTCCGAGCGCGTATTGTACATTCCAAACGAGGCCCGGCAAGTCGATGTTGCGTTGAAGCGCTTGAGCAGCGGCTGCGCACAATGGGTGCCTGCACGCACAGCCACGCCGGAGCGGTCAATCAGCATCGACACATCATGGGCATGAATGCCCTCGATCTCGAAAGCAAAGATCGCGCCCTTGCCCGGCGCATTGCCAATCAGGCGAAGCGCATTGACCTTCGAGAGCTGCTCCTGCGCATAGGCGCCGAGCTCAGCCTCATAGGCGGCAATGCGGTCTCGGCCGACGGAATCCATGTAGTCAAGCGCCGCGCCCAGACCGATCGCCTGCACGATTGGTGGCGTTCCCGCCTCGAAACGGTGCGGCGGATCATTGTAGGTCACGCCCTCTTCGCTGACATCGACAATCATCTCGCCGCCGCCCATAAAGGGCTGCATGGCCTTGAGCGCGTCCATCTTGCCGTAAAGCACCCCGATGCCGGATGGGCCATAGAGCTTGTGGCCGGTCATCACATACCAGTCGCAATCAATATCCTGAACATCGACGGGCATATGCACAGCCGACTGGCTGCCATCGATCAGAACCTTGACGCCACGTTCATGGGCGATGCGGCAGACTTCCTTCACGTCCACCACGGTGCCAAGCACATTCGACATATGGGCGATTGCCACCAGCTTGGTGCGGTCGGTCAGCGCCTTGCGGAAATCATCAAGATCGAAATTGCCCTGGTCATC
The DNA window shown above is from Hoeflea phototrophica DFL-43 and carries:
- the sufA gene encoding Fe-S cluster assembly scaffold SufA, which translates into the protein MGFAVMTLTPAAAERVKTIVRNEEGAEGIRVSIKKGGCAGMEYAIDLATEINPKDDRIERDGAAVFVAPEAVLYLLGTEMDYEVTKLRSGFVFNNPNQTSACGCGESVELKPADLAKLAEAGNPVVRTD
- a CDS encoding SUF system Fe-S cluster assembly protein gives rise to the protein MSEASGTQTEAAGQPEAADQVTESAIPREELARLSDDIISALKTVYDPEIPADIYELGLIYKIDIEDDRMVKVLMTLTAPGCPVAGEMPGWVENAVATVEGISGVEVDMTFDPPWTPDRMSEEAQVAVGWY
- a CDS encoding cysteine desulfurase, whose product is MPEALNHAYDVEAVRKDFPILSRQVHGKPLVYLDNGASAQKPQAVIDAVTHAYSNEYANVHRGLHFLSNAATDAYEGAREIVRRFLNAPSVDNVVFTKSTTEAINTVAYGYGMPHIGEGDEIVITIMEHHSNIVPWHFLRERQGAKIVWVGVDDQGNFDLDDFRKALTDRTKLVAIAHMSNVLGTVVDVKEVCRIAHERGVKVLIDGSQSAVHMPVDVQDIDCDWYVMTGHKLYGPSGIGVLYGKMDALKAMQPFMGGGEMIVDVSEEGVTYNDPPHRFEAGTPPIVQAIGLGAALDYMDSVGRDRIAAYEAELGAYAQEQLSKVNALRLIGNAPGKGAIFAFEIEGIHAHDVSMLIDRSGVAVRAGTHCAQPLLKRFNATSTCRASFGMYNTRSEVDALVASLDKARAFFA